The Thermoproteota archaeon genome includes a window with the following:
- a CDS encoding cysteine protease, producing the protein MSLSGKNLVNLVLIALIVAVGVLTFTGSAALGGEPKLDIKVHYKEQIISAAYKVYGRPSLKFWVAKTVLKNTGDVPVRNVKVSYYIEGYTSWSTPIKYDEIPPGGAVVDAYYPKLPKKVAELTSPVPTKLYIKVTYDKGGRTEEVVQSKDIEILGVHDIVYSSIPAEESLLTFPDVFSNAPLLAAWVTPTDPVVREFSDLGNKLAGGAGASLSDEGALKTMQGIWQALLIRGTTYKTEPEGFWTGKYAQYVKFPRDTILDGEGTCIDLAIMYASLVAAQGLTDVYIMLVPGHAFPIVRLPKSGAMIPIETTTLNQGATFKQAVQTAVYNWQQKFSKGPYIPISIKVWQASGVTPPELPPLPSDILERKGIKQKLLAVINKLGGELRSYSNNYFSISYPSSWREDSGTDDEGSYISWAYPEDEGMFLYISWTPFQGSLSDYISYIESLYEEQRMGMQQGQMGTCPYVVASYAWEYEGQPWMSNEIYILCKGVGIHLSFQAEKRYWDDGTASTVWERVIGTFYPMIAGG; encoded by the coding sequence ATGTCGCTCTCTGGAAAAAACCTAGTTAACCTAGTTCTTATTGCCTTAATAGTTGCTGTCGGTGTCCTGACCTTCACTGGCTCGGCCGCACTGGGTGGAGAGCCGAAACTGGACATCAAGGTGCATTATAAGGAGCAGATAATATCAGCGGCCTACAAAGTGTATGGAAGACCGAGCCTGAAATTCTGGGTCGCCAAGACAGTTCTGAAGAACACGGGTGATGTGCCCGTGAGGAACGTCAAGGTGAGTTACTACATAGAGGGGTACACCTCTTGGTCGACTCCCATTAAATACGACGAGATACCACCAGGAGGCGCCGTGGTAGATGCCTACTACCCTAAGCTACCGAAAAAGGTGGCGGAGCTCACTTCCCCGGTCCCCACCAAGCTGTACATAAAGGTCACTTACGATAAGGGTGGGAGGACTGAGGAGGTAGTTCAGAGCAAGGATATAGAGATCCTAGGAGTTCATGACATAGTATACTCTTCAATACCGGCCGAGGAATCCCTGCTCACATTCCCTGATGTGTTCAGCAACGCTCCTCTTTTGGCCGCTTGGGTAACTCCGACCGATCCTGTAGTTAGGGAATTCTCTGACTTGGGGAACAAGCTAGCTGGAGGCGCAGGAGCATCTCTATCTGATGAAGGGGCACTAAAAACAATGCAGGGGATATGGCAGGCCCTTTTGATAAGAGGAACGACCTATAAAACTGAACCAGAGGGTTTCTGGACCGGGAAATACGCACAGTACGTAAAATTCCCCAGGGACACTATCCTAGATGGAGAAGGGACCTGCATAGATCTAGCGATAATGTACGCAAGCTTAGTGGCAGCGCAGGGGCTTACAGATGTCTACATAATGCTGGTACCAGGTCATGCTTTCCCCATCGTTAGGCTGCCGAAGAGCGGGGCGATGATACCTATCGAGACCACAACTCTGAATCAAGGCGCCACATTCAAGCAAGCCGTGCAAACGGCGGTGTACAACTGGCAGCAGAAATTCAGCAAGGGGCCTTATATCCCAATAAGCATCAAGGTGTGGCAAGCTTCTGGAGTAACCCCACCAGAACTGCCTCCCTTGCCATCGGATATACTTGAGAGGAAGGGGATCAAGCAAAAGCTACTTGCAGTTATCAACAAGCTGGGTGGAGAACTCAGGTCCTATTCCAACAATTACTTCTCCATAAGCTACCCATCATCTTGGAGGGAGGACAGCGGTACGGACGATGAGGGGAGCTACATAAGCTGGGCCTACCCAGAAGACGAGGGGATGTTCCTCTATATATCGTGGACTCCCTTCCAAGGATCTTTGAGCGATTACATCTCGTACATCGAGTCCCTGTACGAAGAGCAGAGGATGGGAATGCAGCAGGGCCAGATGGGCACCTGTCCCTACGTGGTGGCGTCCTATGCTTGGGAATACGAGGGCCAGCCGTGGATGAGCAATGAGATATACATCCTCTGCAAGGGAGTGGGGATACACCTATCCTTCCAAGCGGAGAAACGCTACTGGGACGATGGGACGGCAAGTACCGTCTGGGAGAGGGTGATAGGCACGTTCTATCCTATGATAGCGGGGGGATGA
- a CDS encoding family 10 glycosylhydrolase has protein sequence MSSKYALTLALLTLALHVQIGISTNKVKSLELGVYDPCTDPSCDPSLMLRKLKDVGANAILVTLVDGEGYALYPSNLLPVRDEMVDITLRTIKEAKKLGMRVYGWVNIPHEMWLKKHPEWIAVLSNGRPSDFYSSDYFHRIVPPSRIVRERECIDLLRGVAREVAALGVDGIDINDNFQFSDVYLEREDQSLLTSYDEFTVRAFERDTGVTVKGDSPEGWASFIEGNDQIRGKWMEWRAKQVTELIRIITSAARQVRPSIEVRPHLLIWDPLETYGIDFSGIAAVTGTLYVMIPSSESRLRHFKTVWRARQVASKVVASTYLSDLPELSEEEARKRALWIASAGADGIYIFWEGVGEERYGLMRVIFDEFRRAKDYQAPNWLKGARVVSVYTESPDVDISILRDQGVSLVELDVGLSSCDMLYRDFSKALETVKVITREAHSLGMRVVVYVPALEVVCDEPIHKEWAQVSLDGRRLVITGEELDVPWVEGGEFDLWMSPLSPHREILIDRVRKLMEVADGVWLDVPHLPEYLTEEMSGLWPDASDWGKEGFEEEYWVSSPSSTDDPSFPLWLRWRHDMALDFVLAIAEESFSLGKPLLVGSSACDAGATELGFDQVFLRYNPIIVLVPEIGPPTWEAGLSNSSLSEWVHFYAMLKHARGSVRDGVIIPLTYGRDASDSAKQLGLLLPLANGFFETNSNGLMTGSVGVEFRKRAFWLVEMLSGIERSTRNRVGVLFSSFTRDFVDTYIADPYDVEGTIHIRTFREVVRALAEEHIQFDVIPIEMASQSELSQYDVLIAPELRVLSREARSILTSYRGKLLVVGKLGVLDESGGDVKELGVGARIDIESLPTFVRAQAGIPRGILMDGFGDKCEVLSLVNIEGVKGKIGVPRGWVLYFDSLTVKPASDHVDAPDTFLLVFVGDEGGYSKPKRAAITASGVDRFLNADIISKIDVPFTSSGTVIRLGGPAVDPSWLSGEDFEFIQRGGVFVGIRVGNRTYTSSFGDTDYSLIERTKCGNFTFYKVAGVTRYGTRAGLLWLVNKGVSNRLTLLEWKDDGDGTVELSEIKEVVRLGTGG, from the coding sequence GTGAGCTCGAAGTACGCTCTAACCTTAGCTCTCCTCACGCTCGCCCTTCATGTACAGATCGGAATTTCCACTAACAAGGTGAAGAGTTTAGAGTTGGGAGTCTATGATCCATGTACCGACCCATCCTGCGATCCATCCTTGATGCTCCGAAAGCTCAAGGATGTGGGGGCCAACGCCATACTAGTTACCTTAGTTGACGGAGAGGGGTACGCCCTGTACCCATCTAACTTGCTTCCGGTAAGGGATGAAATGGTAGATATTACCCTCAGAACTATTAAGGAGGCAAAGAAACTTGGGATGAGGGTTTATGGATGGGTGAATATCCCACATGAGATGTGGTTGAAGAAGCATCCTGAGTGGATAGCCGTTCTGTCCAACGGCAGACCTTCCGATTTTTACTCCTCCGATTACTTCCACAGGATAGTCCCTCCATCGAGGATAGTGAGGGAAAGAGAATGCATTGATCTATTGAGAGGTGTGGCGAGAGAGGTGGCTGCCTTGGGTGTCGACGGCATTGACATCAACGACAACTTCCAGTTCTCCGATGTCTACTTGGAAAGAGAGGATCAATCCCTTCTGACGAGCTACGATGAGTTTACCGTGAGAGCGTTCGAGAGAGATACCGGTGTGACGGTTAAGGGGGACTCTCCGGAAGGGTGGGCGTCGTTCATCGAGGGAAACGACCAGATAAGGGGGAAATGGATGGAGTGGAGGGCCAAGCAGGTTACAGAACTGATCAGGATTATCACCTCAGCAGCCAGACAGGTGAGGCCTAGCATAGAGGTGAGACCCCACCTCCTGATATGGGATCCTTTGGAGACATATGGAATAGACTTCTCCGGTATAGCGGCAGTGACGGGGACCCTCTACGTGATGATCCCATCCAGTGAGAGCAGGTTGAGGCACTTCAAAACTGTGTGGAGGGCCCGTCAAGTAGCCAGTAAGGTGGTAGCATCCACCTATCTTTCAGACCTGCCGGAGTTGAGCGAGGAGGAGGCTAGGAAAAGGGCCCTCTGGATAGCATCCGCCGGAGCAGACGGCATATACATCTTCTGGGAGGGCGTGGGTGAGGAGAGATATGGGCTGATGAGAGTTATATTCGATGAATTCAGGAGGGCCAAGGATTACCAAGCCCCGAATTGGTTGAAGGGAGCACGTGTGGTCTCAGTATATACTGAATCTCCTGATGTCGATATCTCTATCCTGAGGGATCAGGGGGTGTCTTTGGTGGAGCTGGATGTAGGGCTCAGTTCGTGCGACATGCTGTATAGGGACTTCTCCAAGGCATTAGAGACCGTGAAAGTCATCACCAGAGAGGCCCACTCCTTGGGTATGAGGGTGGTGGTTTACGTTCCCGCTCTGGAGGTTGTTTGTGACGAGCCTATCCATAAGGAATGGGCCCAAGTTTCCTTGGATGGAAGGAGGCTGGTGATTACTGGGGAGGAGCTGGATGTGCCGTGGGTGGAGGGAGGTGAATTCGATCTTTGGATGTCCCCCCTGTCGCCTCACAGAGAGATCCTGATTGACAGGGTCAGGAAGTTGATGGAAGTGGCCGACGGTGTCTGGCTAGATGTTCCTCATCTCCCCGAGTATTTAACAGAGGAGATGAGTGGTCTGTGGCCCGACGCTTCCGATTGGGGAAAGGAAGGATTCGAAGAGGAATACTGGGTGTCTTCCCCAAGCTCCACGGATGACCCCTCGTTCCCACTGTGGTTGAGGTGGAGGCATGACATGGCGCTCGACTTCGTTCTCGCCATTGCTGAAGAGTCCTTCTCTCTCGGCAAGCCCCTCTTGGTGGGGAGTTCCGCCTGCGATGCTGGGGCCACGGAGCTGGGATTCGACCAGGTGTTCCTACGATACAATCCGATAATTGTCCTAGTCCCTGAGATTGGCCCTCCAACATGGGAGGCGGGTCTCTCCAATTCCAGCCTCTCTGAATGGGTCCACTTTTACGCAATGCTGAAGCATGCGAGAGGATCCGTCCGAGATGGTGTCATCATCCCCCTGACCTACGGGAGGGATGCTTCTGATTCCGCCAAGCAACTCGGGCTCCTACTCCCGCTGGCCAACGGCTTCTTCGAGACCAACTCTAATGGACTGATGACGGGGAGTGTGGGTGTCGAATTCAGGAAACGGGCCTTCTGGTTGGTGGAGATGCTCTCGGGGATTGAGAGGAGTACGAGGAACAGGGTTGGGGTGCTCTTCTCCTCCTTTACGAGGGACTTCGTGGACACATACATAGCGGACCCTTACGACGTAGAGGGGACAATCCACATAAGGACCTTCAGGGAGGTAGTCAGGGCCTTGGCCGAGGAACATATTCAATTCGACGTGATCCCCATTGAGATGGCCTCCCAGTCGGAGCTATCCCAGTACGATGTGCTCATCGCTCCTGAGTTGAGGGTCCTCAGTCGCGAGGCTAGGAGCATCTTGACCTCATACAGGGGCAAACTCCTAGTCGTGGGGAAGCTTGGTGTCCTTGACGAGAGTGGTGGGGATGTTAAGGAGCTGGGAGTTGGCGCGAGGATAGACATTGAATCCTTGCCCACATTCGTTCGAGCTCAAGCGGGGATCCCAAGGGGGATCCTAATGGATGGATTCGGAGATAAGTGCGAGGTGCTCTCTCTAGTGAATATTGAGGGTGTAAAGGGGAAGATAGGCGTACCAAGGGGATGGGTCCTCTACTTTGATTCGCTCACGGTGAAGCCAGCTTCCGATCATGTTGACGCTCCTGATACCTTCCTGCTCGTTTTCGTAGGAGATGAGGGTGGTTACTCCAAGCCAAAAAGGGCAGCCATCACGGCTTCCGGGGTAGATAGGTTCCTTAACGCTGATATAATATCCAAAATCGATGTCCCCTTCACCTCCTCAGGGACCGTCATAAGGCTGGGTGGGCCCGCCGTTGATCCGAGCTGGTTGAGCGGTGAGGATTTCGAATTCATTCAACGTGGTGGCGTGTTCGTGGGTATAAGGGTCGGCAATCGGACCTACACATCCAGTTTCGGAGATACAGATTACTCGTTAATAGAGAGAACGAAATGCGGTAACTTCACCTTTTACAAGGTAGCTGGCGTGACAAGATATGGAACTAGAGCGGGATTGCTCTGGTTAGTGAATAAAGGGGTCAGTAATAGATTGACTCTCCTCGAGTGGAAGGATGATGGTGATGGTACTGTGGAACTGAGTGAAATAAAGGAGGTAGTGAGGTTGGGTACAGGAGGGTGA
- a CDS encoding carotenoid biosynthesis protein — protein MGSRREADMTLTISLIISLALASSEWRSAPALFLSGCLVGFFMELIGIHYGIPFGKYSYLSFEGVSLWGVPIPIALAWGLYLYTAYLASLPIAKRNWRIVFTSLLMVVLDMAVDPVMVDRGVWIWKSGGPWFGIPLSNFLGWFVTSALALSVFEQLAGSSIQYGALDKSTRLISLASSP, from the coding sequence TTGGGGTCTAGGAGAGAAGCTGACATGACCCTGACAATTTCCCTAATAATCTCTCTGGCCCTTGCATCATCCGAGTGGAGAAGCGCGCCCGCTTTATTCCTGTCTGGATGCCTCGTGGGCTTCTTCATGGAGCTGATAGGAATTCATTACGGGATTCCCTTCGGGAAATACAGCTATCTGTCCTTCGAAGGGGTGAGTTTATGGGGCGTGCCTATTCCTATAGCGCTGGCTTGGGGCCTCTACCTTTATACGGCTTACCTAGCATCCCTGCCCATAGCTAAGAGAAATTGGAGGATCGTTTTCACCTCCCTGCTCATGGTGGTACTGGACATGGCCGTGGATCCAGTCATGGTAGATCGCGGAGTATGGATATGGAAATCAGGCGGCCCATGGTTTGGTATCCCGTTATCGAACTTCCTAGGGTGGTTCGTCACGTCAGCCCTGGCCCTCAGCGTATTCGAGCAATTGGCTGGTTCGTCAATCCAGTATGGCGCTCTAGACAAGTCTACGCGCCTTATCTCGCTAGCTTCTTCCCCATAA
- a CDS encoding cation:proton antiporter — protein MALPHILYLAVVSLIAVAYSRIRPVVILPALMIGSLVGKALGLEIPTLLVNLSPFALALLVFIAGVELDVDFMRKEKERLLLFIFFEASILLTLYGFLRTVMNPAGALTLTAIMIASNEAFAYEYGKSVDRELANYGIAISILEDSLAVFLASVGYFTLGLEGLSREAVYGLIAWSIVVLAITVILARWIDRIVRGAGESTKLLTVLLYMLILISISEFLHLPEALVVFIGAISMAIQGMDKPVFEVLEGLMTLALMGFVMTLPYEVHVLEATTAEIFWVYAKAASIGFTLAILAYVFRAIALFAASFLSGLEFIRGMRLSLVLANTGEFGLLVLATLLAQGVELPTELALGAMFAYAFNLTFLNVISKRVDTIVNAIMLKTPKPLMDSILKIHEEVSDLINNLIADVDFKYHVYQLALVISITYVLSFLFNLRVGFHQVILIALFSSIMAAIYIIFQRMASDIRRISELGISSAFSILLRVLILYMTVLPMLSIADEFFRRGIVLTFSNPLSFISVILLSVGIVMGSDKLISKFRSAVRPVE, from the coding sequence GTGGCCCTTCCCCACATACTGTACTTGGCCGTGGTGTCGCTGATAGCCGTGGCCTACAGCAGGATAAGGCCCGTCGTTATACTACCAGCCCTGATGATAGGTTCCCTAGTGGGGAAGGCCCTCGGTCTTGAGATACCAACCCTCTTGGTAAATTTGAGCCCTTTCGCCCTCGCTCTGCTGGTGTTCATAGCTGGTGTCGAATTAGACGTGGATTTCATGAGGAAGGAGAAGGAGAGGCTCCTCCTCTTCATCTTCTTCGAAGCTTCCATCCTACTCACCCTTTACGGGTTCCTGAGGACGGTAATGAACCCAGCCGGCGCTCTCACGCTCACCGCCATAATGATAGCGTCAAACGAGGCTTTCGCATACGAGTACGGTAAAAGCGTCGATAGGGAGCTGGCCAACTATGGGATAGCCATCTCCATCCTAGAGGATTCCTTGGCCGTGTTTCTAGCATCGGTGGGTTACTTCACCTTAGGGCTGGAAGGGCTTTCTAGAGAAGCAGTTTACGGACTCATCGCTTGGAGCATTGTCGTACTAGCCATAACAGTGATCCTAGCGAGGTGGATAGACAGGATAGTGAGGGGGGCTGGTGAGAGCACCAAGCTGCTTACGGTTCTCCTCTACATGTTGATACTCATATCCATATCCGAGTTCCTACATTTACCTGAGGCCCTAGTTGTGTTCATCGGAGCCATATCCATGGCCATACAGGGGATGGACAAGCCTGTGTTCGAGGTGCTCGAGGGACTGATGACCTTGGCCCTCATGGGCTTCGTGATGACGCTGCCTTACGAGGTCCATGTCTTGGAGGCCACCACAGCCGAGATCTTCTGGGTCTACGCGAAGGCGGCCTCGATAGGGTTCACCCTCGCAATATTAGCCTACGTGTTCAGGGCCATCGCCCTGTTCGCGGCGAGCTTCCTCAGCGGTTTGGAGTTCATAAGGGGGATGAGGCTGAGCCTCGTTCTGGCCAATACTGGAGAGTTCGGCTTGCTAGTGCTGGCGACCCTTCTAGCTCAGGGCGTTGAACTCCCTACTGAGCTCGCCCTAGGTGCCATGTTCGCCTACGCGTTCAACCTGACCTTCCTCAACGTGATAAGCAAGAGGGTCGATACGATAGTGAATGCGATAATGCTGAAAACACCCAAGCCCCTGATGGACAGCATACTGAAGATCCACGAAGAGGTGAGCGACCTCATAAACAACCTCATAGCGGACGTGGACTTCAAGTACCACGTCTACCAGCTGGCCCTGGTAATCAGCATAACCTACGTGCTGTCCTTCCTCTTCAACCTCAGGGTGGGTTTCCATCAAGTTATACTCATAGCCCTGTTCTCCTCCATAATGGCGGCTATCTACATAATATTCCAGAGGATGGCCAGCGACATAAGGAGGATAAGCGAGTTGGGCATCTCTTCTGCATTCAGCATCCTGCTTAGAGTGCTCATACTTTACATGACAGTCCTCCCCATGCTCAGCATTGCCGATGAGTTCTTCAGGAGGGGGATCGTGCTAACGTTCTCTAATCCCCTGTCTTTCATATCGGTAATCCTGCTTTCGGTGGGAATAGTGATGGGGTCTGACAAACTCATATCGAAGTTCAGGAGTGCGGTGAGGCCCGTTGAGTGA
- the ilvC gene encoding ketol-acid reductoisomerase, with product MARMYRDEDVSLDPLMGKKVAVVGYGIQGRAQALNLRDSGVDVIVGVRRGKSWERAEGEGFEVYEVGEAVSKADVILYLLPDMVQPDVWMNEVEPNLRDGAVVDFAHGFTVHYGLIKPKSSVDVVMVAPKAPGAAVREEFLRGKGVPALVAVQQDSSGMALEYALAIAKGIGATRAGVIETTFAEETETDLIGEQNVLVGGLMELILKGWETLVDMGYQPEVAYFEALNEAKLIMDLIWRYGIKGMLERVSVTARYGGLTVGPKVLDDGVKDRMRRYAERVVSGEFAREWVKVYRNGGGRFNELMRRVEEHPIEEVGRRVRRLIFGG from the coding sequence ATGGCTAGGATGTACAGGGACGAGGACGTCAGCCTAGACCCCCTAATGGGGAAGAAGGTGGCGGTCGTCGGCTATGGAATACAGGGCAGGGCGCAAGCTCTGAACCTTAGAGACAGCGGTGTGGACGTGATTGTGGGAGTGAGGAGAGGTAAATCTTGGGAAAGGGCTGAAGGAGAGGGTTTCGAGGTGTATGAGGTGGGAGAAGCCGTCTCCAAGGCGGATGTCATACTATACCTCCTACCTGACATGGTGCAACCCGACGTGTGGATGAACGAGGTGGAGCCCAACCTCAGGGATGGAGCGGTGGTCGACTTCGCACACGGCTTCACCGTGCACTACGGACTTATAAAGCCAAAGAGCAGCGTGGATGTCGTGATGGTGGCCCCGAAGGCTCCGGGTGCGGCCGTGAGGGAAGAGTTCCTCAGGGGTAAGGGGGTACCCGCACTAGTGGCCGTTCAGCAGGACAGCTCGGGAATGGCCCTAGAGTATGCTTTAGCCATAGCCAAGGGAATCGGCGCCACGAGGGCAGGGGTCATAGAGACGACCTTCGCGGAGGAAACGGAGACGGACCTGATAGGTGAGCAGAATGTGCTGGTCGGCGGGTTAATGGAGCTAATTCTGAAGGGCTGGGAGACCTTGGTGGACATGGGCTACCAGCCGGAGGTGGCGTACTTCGAGGCGTTAAACGAGGCTAAGCTGATAATGGACCTGATATGGAGGTACGGCATAAAGGGGATGCTAGAGAGGGTGTCGGTGACCGCTAGGTATGGTGGACTGACCGTCGGACCCAAGGTGCTGGACGACGGGGTCAAGGACAGGATGAGGAGGTACGCTGAGAGAGTGGTCAGCGGCGAGTTCGCGAGGGAGTGGGTGAAGGTCTACAGGAACGGAGGGGGGAGATTCAACGAGCTGATGAGGAGGGTAGAGGAGCATCCCATAGAGGAGGTGGGCCGCCGAGTCAGGAGGCTCATATTCGGGGGATAA